The Microterricola viridarii nucleotide sequence CTCGACCCCAAGCTGAGGACCTCATGACCACTCGAAACGACTCGACCGTCGCCATCGCGACCGCGCCGCCGCGCACCGTGCGCCCGTCCCGGCTGCGCGCCATCCGGCAGTCGCTCTCCACCCCTGGCGCACTCTTCGGCATCAGCTGGCTGCTGCTGATCGTCGTCGCCTCCTTCACCGCCCCGCTCTGGTCGCCGTACGGGCCGAACGAGCAGACCGGCAGCGGGGCGCTGACCGGCCCGAGCGCCGCGCACTGGCTCGGCACCGACGACCTCGGCCGCGACGTGCTCACCCGCATCTTCACTGCCGGTGCGGATGCCATCGCCACCTCGGCCCTCGGCGCCGTCGTCGCACTGACCGTCGCCATCCCGCTCGCCCTCTGGGCCGCCTCGCGCGGACGAGGCACCGAGACCGTGATCAACCGGGTCACGGAGATCGCCATGTCGATCCCCGTCATCATCATCATGCTGACCGTGGTCGGGATCGTCGGCACCAACCTGCCGCTGATCATGGTGATCCTCGGCCTGGTGATCTCCACCGGCATGTACCGCGTGCTGCTCGGGCAGGCGAAGTCGTTGCAGTCCCAGCTCTACGTCGACGCGGCCTTCGTCGACGGCCTCACCGCACCCCGGGTGAGCGGGCGGCATGTGCTCCCAGGGCTCACGACCACGATCATGGTGCAGTTTGCCCTGGTCTTCTCCATCGGGCTGATGATCCAGACCGGGCTCGCGTTCATCGGCTTCGGGCCGCCCGTTCCCGCCCCGAGCTGGGGTGGCATGATCCAGAACGCCTCAACGCACATCTACGACGCCCCCTGGCTGATGGTGCCGACCGGCGTGGTGCTGATCCTCACGGTGTTCGCCGCCAACTCGATCGGCGACGCGCTGAGCGGGCCGCGGGAGAAGGCGCCGGTGCGCGCGAGCACGCGCAGCCCGCGCGCCCGGCGGGCCGCGGCATCCGCCGGCAACACGGAACCCACAGGCGGCGCCCCCGCCGCCGCATCGTCTGCGACGGAACCCGCGCTGCGCGTGCAGGGCCTGCACGTGGGGCTGGACGACGGGACGACCCTTGTCAGCGATGTGTCGTTCGCAGTCGGTGCCGGGCGGGTGCTCGGCCTGGTCGGGGAGTCCGGCTGCGGCAAGACGCTCACCTCGCTCTCGCTGATCGGCCTGCTGCCGACCGCGGTGGCCACCACGGCCGGCTCGATCCTGTGGAACGGCCGCGACATCGCCGCCCTCAGCGAGCAGGAGCTGCTCCGGGTGCGCGGGCGCGAGATCGCGTTCATCGCCCAGGAGCCGATGCGCGCCCTCGACCCGATGTTCTCCATCGGCTCGCAGCTGACCGGGGCCGTGCAGCGCCTGCGCTCCGTTCCCAAGCGGGAGGCCGGGGCCATCGCGACCGCGCTGCTCGAACAGGTCGGCATCGTCGACGCCGCGCGCGTGCTCACCTCCTACCCGCACGAGATCTCGGGCGGAATGGCGCAGCGCGTCGCCATCGCCCTGGCCCTGGCCGGCCGGCCGCGTCTGCTCATCGCCGACGAGCCAACCACCTCGCTCGATGTCACGGTGCAGGCCGAGATCCTCTCCCTGCTGCGCCAGATCATCGCAGAGGAGGGCATGACGATGGTCATGGTCACGCACGACCTCGGCGTCGTCGCCGACATCTGCGACGACGTCGCGGTGATGTACGCCGGGCAGATCGTGGAGACCGGGGCCGTGCGCTCCGTGCTGCTCGAACCGGCGCACCCGTACACGAAGGCGCTGCTCGGCGCCGACCCGCACGCCACAGTGAACGGCGGCCCGAAGCGCCGGCTGGTGTCGATTCCCGGACAGGTTCCCGCGCCCCGCGACTGGCCGAGCTCGTGCCGCTTCGCCCAGCGCTGCGAATTCGCCACGGCGGCCTGCTCTGGCAGCGTGCCGCTAACCCCGCGGCCCAGCGGGGCCGGCCTCAGCCGCTGCATCCGCGCCGAGGAGCTCTTCGCCCGCCCAACCTCCAGCCTCCCGGCGCACGCCGCCGCCTTGAAAGAGCAGGTCGACCGATGACTCTCCTCAGCCCGCAGAGCCTCGCGTCGGATGCCGCGGCCCAGCCCGTCCTCGAGGTCGAGAATCTCGTCATCCGCTATGGCCGCGCGACCCGCCGCCCGACCGGACCGGCGGCCGTCGACGGCGTCAGCTTCACTATCCGGCCCGGCGAGACCCTCGGCCTGGTCGGCGAATCGGGGTCGGGCAAGACGACGATCGGCAAGGCCATCCTCGGCCTGCAAGCCGTCACCTCCGGCTCGATCCGCTTCGAGGGCCAGCAGATCGACGGGCTGAAACCGCGTGCCCGCCGCGTGCTCGCCACCAAGCTCCGAGCCGTCTTCCAAGATCCGTACTCTTCGCTGAACCCCCGGCTGTCCATCGGCGACTCGCTGGCCGAGCCGCTGCTGGTCAGCGGGGTGCGCCGAGAGGAGGCGCAGCTGCGCGCCGAGGACATGCTCGAGCAGGTCGGGCTGCCGCGGGACGCGGTCACCCGTCTGCCGCGCCAGTTCTCCGGCGGCCAGCGCCAGCGCATCGCCGTCGCCCGCGCCCTGATCACCCGGCCCAGCCTCGTCGTCTGCGACGAGCCGGTCAGCGCCCTGGACCTCTCCACGCAGGCGCAGGTGTTGAACCTGCTCGCCGACCTCCGCGACGAGCTCGGCCTCAGCTACCTGTTCATCGCCCACGACATGGCGGTCGTGCGCATGCTCGCGCAACGCGTGATCGTGCTGTACCGCGGACAGGTGATGGAGGAAGGTTCCACGGCCGCCGTGATGGATGACGCGCGCCACCCCTTCACCCAGGCGCTCCTGGCCGCCTCGCCTGTGCCCGACCCGATCGCGCAGGCCGAGCGCCGCCGGCTGCGGGAGTCCCGCCTGGTCGACGGTGCCTCGGCGTCATCCATCTCGGCGACCGGCTGCCCGTTCGCGGCGCGCTGCCCGATGGCGACCGAGCTGTGCCGCACGGAACGCCCCGCACTGCGGCCGGCCGCCACGTCGCTGGCGGCCTGCCACTACGCGTGACCGGCGCAGCGCCACACCGACCACACACCATGCAACGCCAAGGAGCCCCAGTGTCACTTTCGCCATCGACAACCGTCGCGAGCCTCACCGCCGACCTCGCACCGAGCGGTCCCTTCGTCGGCGGAGCGACCCCGAGGCTTTCCTGGCGCACAGAGAGCGACGCCGCCGACTGGCTGCAGCGCAGCGCGGAACTGGAGATCCAGCGGGGCCGCGAGACACACCTGGCTGTGCAGGAGAGTGGCGACTCGAGTCTCGTCAACTGGCCGTTCGCACCCATCGAGCCCAGGGAGCAGGTGATCGTGCGGGTGCGTGTGACCGGCACCGACGGCGTCAGCTCGCCGTGGAGCAGCCCACTCGAGCTCGTCGGCGGGTTCCTGTCGGCGGGGGAGTGGCGCGCGCAGATGATCGGCGCAGCGGATGCCGCAGAGCCGGGCGCCCCGTTCCTCGCCCGCCGCACGCTCAGCGTGACGGGCGCCGTCGCGCGCGCCACGCTCTACGCGGCCGGCCACGGTGTCTACCAGGCCGCCGTCAACGGCCGCGACGTCGACGACCACGTGATGAAGCCGGGCTGGACCGGCTACGCCCGTCGGCTGACCCACGAGACGAGCGACGTGACGGCGCTGCTCCTGCCGGGCGCCAACGAGATCACCGTGCGGGTGGCCGCCGGCTGGTACGCGGAGCGGCTGCGGCTGTTCGGCCCGCCGAAGGCCTTCTACGGAGAGCAGCCGGCCGTCGCGGCACAGCTCGTCATCGAGTACACCGACGGGCGCACGGAGACGCTCGCCACCGACGGTTCCTGGGAGTCCACCCTCGACGGGCCGCTGCGCGCCAGCGGCCTCTACGCGGGCGAGCACGTCGACTCCCGGCGTGCACATGCATTCGGCGTGGAGACGGGCTGGCTGCCCGTGCGGGTGGACGGTGCGAGCATCGTGCCACGGATGAGCACGCAGCCGCCGGTGCGGGCCATCGAGGAGGTGCCGGTGCAGCAGGTCATCACCGCGCCGAGCGGCGCCGTCATCCTGGACTTCGGCCAGAACCTCGTCGGGGTGCTCCGCATCAGCGTGAACGGCGCGGCCGGCGACACCGTCACGCTGCGCCATGCGGAGGTGTTGGAGAACGGCGAGCTGGGCACCCGCCCGCTGCGCGAGGCGCAGGCGACGGACAGCTTCGTCTGCGACGGCTCCGGCCCACAGACGTGGCAGCCCGAGTTCACGTTCCACGGCTTCCGCTACGCCGAGGTGAGCGGGTGGCCGGGCGAGCTCGACCCCTCCGACGTCGTGGCCGTCGTGCTGCACACCGACATGACCCGCACCGGCTGGTTCCACAGCTCGGATGCCACCCTCGACCGCTTCCATGAGAACGTGGTGTGGGGCATGCGCGGCAACTTCCTCTCCATCCCGACCGACTGCCCGCAGCGCAATGAGCGCCTCGGCTGGACGGGCGACATCGGGGTCTTCGCCCCCACCGCGAGCTACCTCTACGACTGCCGGTCGATGCTGGCATCCTGGCTCGAGGACCTCGCCATCGAGCAGCAGGCCTCCAACGGCGTCGTGCCGTTCTTCGTGCCCTCCTACGACCCGGCCATCGCCGCGGCGGCCGGGTGGGGCGACGCGGCGACGGTCGTGCCGTGGGCCCTGTACGAGCGCTTCGGCGACGCCGGCGTGCTGGCCGAGCAATACCAGAGCATGGCGTCCTGGGTGGACACCATCGCGGCGCTCGCCGGGCGGCGCCACCTCTGGGAGGGCGGCTTCCAGTTCGGTGACTGGCTCGACCCTGACGCCCCGCCGGAGAGCCCCGCGAAGGCGAAGGCCGACCCCGACGTCGTCGCGACCGCGTACCTCTGGCGCAGCTCCGACATCCTGGCCAAGGCCGCGGCCGTGCTCGGGCACACCGCGGACGCCACACGCTACCGCGAGCTCGCCGAGCGGGTCCGCACGGCCTTCCTGCGGGAGTACGCGACGGATGCCGGCCGTCTCGTCTCGGACTCCGCGACACCCTACGGCCTCGCGATCGTCTTCGGCCTGGCCAGAGACGAAGCCCAGCGGCAGCAGTTCGGCGATCGGCTCGCCGCACTCGTGCGCTCCTCCGGCTATCTGATCAGCACCGGCTTCCTGGGCACACCGCTCATCACCGATGCCCTGACCAGCACCGGCCACCACGACGCAGCCGCCCGGCTGCTGTTCCAGACGCAGTGCCCGTCCTGGCTCTACCAGGTGCGGATGGGGGCCACGACGGTCTGGGAGCGCTGGGACAGCATGCTCGAGGACGGCTCGATCAACCCGGGCCAGATGACCAGCTTCAACCACTACTCGCTGGGATCCGTCGCCGACTGGATGCACCGTGAGCTCGGCGGGCTCTCGCCCATCGAGCCCGGCTACCGGCGGATCCGGATCGCACCGCGGCCGGTGCCGCAGTTGCAGCACGCGCAGACGGAGCACGACACGCCATACGGGCGGGCGGCATCCGGCTGGGAGCGCACCGCGGCCGGCCTCGTCGTGACCGCGGTCATCCCGCCGAACACGCGCGCCGAGGTGCTCCTGCCCGGGGCCGCCAGCCCGTTCGAGGTCGGGTCCGGGCGGCACGAGTGGCGGCTGGACGGGCACGAGGAGTCCGGGCAGCTGCCGAACCACGAGCTCGGTTCGCAGACGCCGCTGGCCGAGCTCATCGATGACGAGCAGGCGTTCAGCGCCATCATCGAGGCCATCGAGTCCGTGGACGTGGACCGGGCGCGGGCGTTCCACCGCGAGACGAAATGGCGCGGGGACACCAGCCTCGGCGACGTCTCCTTCTTCCTGCAGGGCCCGGTCGGGCAGAGCGTAACCGCGGCCATCGCAGCGCTCAATGCGGCGCGCGCGCGGGCGAGGGCGGGCAATTGAGCCGTCCAATCCTGCCGGGCTTCCACCCGGATCCCACGATCTGCCGCGTCGGGGATGATTTCTACCTGGCCACGTCGAGCTTCGAGTACTTTCCGGGTGTCCCGCTCTTCCACAGCACCGACCTGCTCACCTGGACGCAGCTCGGCAACGTGCTGGACCGGCCATCCCAGCTGCCGTTGACCGCGCAGTCCGGCGGAATCTTCGCGCCGACGCTGCGACACCACGACGGCCGCTTCTGGATGGTCACCACCCAGATCGACCGCATTGCAGATGGCCACCTCATCGTCACGGCCACCGACCCGGCCGGGCCGTGGTCCGAGCCGGTCTTCACAACGGGCACGCTCGGCATCGACCCCGACCTGGCCTGGGACGATGACGGCGTCTGCCACCTGAGCTGGACACGGTTCTCGCCGACTGGCAGCGAGATCGTGCAGGCTCGCCTCGACCCGGAATCCGGAGCGCTGCTCTCCGAGCCGAAACCGCTCTGGAACGGCACCGGGCTCGCCCATGCCGAGGGGCCGCACCTCCACCGCCGCGGCGACTGGTGGTACCTGCTCATCGCCGAGGGCGGCACGGAGCGCGGCCACGCCGTCTCGATCGCCCGCTCGCGTGCCATCGACGGGCCGTTCGAGTCGAACCCGGCGAACCCGATCCTCTCCCACCGCAGCACCGATCACCCCGTGCAGAACACCGGCCACGCCGACCTCGTCGAGCTGCCGAACGGCGAGTGGGCGATGGTCTACCTCGGCGTGCGCCCGCGCGGCATGACCCCGGGCTTCCACGTGAACGGTCGGGAGACCTTCCTCGCCGGCATCGACTGGGTCGACGACTGGCCCGTTGTCGACGAGTCACGCCATGTGGCGCCGCCCGCGCAGACCGACTTCGTCGATCGCTTCGAGGCCGACGAGCTGGACCCGCGGTGGATCTCGTCCGGCGGCCCGGCCGGGGCATGGCTCCCGCGGGGAGTGGCCGGCGCAGTGACGGTGCCGCCGCTGCGCGAGGCGCCCGACGCGTTCCTCGGCGTGCGCACCCGCGACGAGCGCTGGCAGGCCGAGCTCACCGTCGCCGCCGGCGATGCCGCCCTCGTGCTGCGCCTCGACGCGGCCCACCTGGTGCGGGTCGAGACGGATGCCGGCTGCATCCGTGCCATCGCCCGGATCGGCGGCATCGACATCCCGCTCGGGGAGGAGACGCGGACGGCCGAGTGCGTCGTCCTTGCCATCAGGGCCGACGACGCACCGACGGGCATCGGCGTGCGCAGCGGCCCCGACATTCTGCGCCTCGGCGTCGTGCTGGCCGGCGTCTTCGCCGAGCTGGCCAGCCTCGACGGCCGGTACGTCTCGACCGAGGTTGCCGGTGGGTTCACCGGCCGCGTCATCGGTTTCTCGCCCGCAGCGCGCGGCGGCACGATCAGCACCTTCGCCACCCACCGAATCGAAGAGGACGACGCATGAGCATCATCACCATCCCCGAGACAGGCTACGTTTTCCCGCAGTTCCGCCCGCCGGTCTCCGCGGGCCGCTCGCCGGTTCCTGCCGGAACGACGGCACATCTCGGCCTGAGCTACGCGCTGCTGGAGGGCTATCGCGAGTTGGGCCTCGACCTGTACGTCCCGACGGATCGCCCCGGCCCGGTTCCCTGCGTCATCTGGATCCACGGTGGGGCCTGGCTGAGTGGCGACCGGCGCTACTTCCCCGACATCTGGCCGGAGGGGATCGTGTTCGACGGGCTCATCGCGCGCGGCTATGCCGTCGCGACCATCGACTACCGGCATGCGCGCGAGGCGAGCTTCCCCGCGCAGCTGCACGACGCCAAGGCGGCCGTGCGCTACCTGCGGCACTTCGCCGCGGAGCTCGGCATCGACCCGACGCGTTTCGCCGTGTGGGGAGAGTCGGCCGGTGGCCATCTCGCGGCCCTCGTCGGCCTGGTATCCGGCCGGCCAGAGCTCGAGGGCTCGATCGGGGTCGCGGAGGGCGACAGCTCCGTGTCGGCCGTCGTCGACTGGTACGGCGTCAGCGACGTGGCCACGATGCCCGCCTTCGCCGACGCGGCCCTCCCGGATGCCGACCCCCACGCCGAGGCGGAGGGCGCCTGGCGCGGCGAGGAGCCGATCGACGTGGTGCTCGCAGGGGTGGCCGACCGTGAGGCGGCGGAGCGGGACTTCTCTCCCGTGAGCCATGTCTCGGCCTCCGCCCCGCCGTTCCTCCTCGTGCACGGTGACTCCGACGGGCTCGTGCCCATCGGGCAGAGCGTGCTGCTGCATGAGCGCCTGCGCGCCGCCGGCGCACCGGTGCACTTCCACCCCGTCCCGGGTGCCGACCACGTCTGGATCGGCGTCGACATGCAACCGCTCGTGACCGAGGCACTCGACTTCCTCGAGGGGGTGCTGGGCGGCTAGACGAGACGCCGCGCTCCGGGCCCTCGCCGTTCGTGCAGGCGCAGCTTGGCCAGCATGTCGCCGACGATGAGCCGGAAGTCGATGTCACGGTAGACCCGGCGCTCCGCGCGGCCGGGCACGGCGGGCGCCTCGTCATACGCGCTGGAGAGGTCGCTCAGCGCGGTGATCAGCACGGACGGGCTATCGCCGAGGGGCCAGTTGTCGGCCAACTCGATGAAGTCGGGAATCGGCAGCGCCACGAAGCGCTCCCACAGCCAGGCGCCGAGCGGGCCGCTGCCGCCGAGATCGTGTTCCAGCTCGGCGACCGAGTAGGTGCAGCGGCGGTAGGTCTCAGCGGGGAACTGCAGGACAGAGAGCTCCGCGTGACCCAGCACAAACTCGGCGGCGTCCGGGTCGGTGTCCCGGTTGTACTCCGGCGCCGCGGGGTCCACGGTCCCGCCGATCCAGACGAGTGTCAACGTCGCCGCGATATCCGGCGCGTGGCGGAGCGCCTGCGCGACGTTGGTCAGGGGCCCGCCGCAGACGAGGAACAGCGGCAGGGCGTCGGCGCGTCTGGCCTCGACGACGATGGCCTCGGCGGCAGCGGAGGGAACCTCCACGCCGCGGTCGGCGTCGTAGGAGCTCTCGCTGCCCGCCCACACTCGGGGCGGCAGTGGCAGCGACATCAGCGCGATCAGTTCTTCGGCAAGCCGGGCACCATCGGCGGCCGACGTCGGCGCCTGGAACATCGGGCTGATATGCGAGCTGGTCACGGCGACGACGCGGTTGGCCGGGGAGAGGAGGTGGTGGGCGAGCGCGACCAGCCCGTCGGGGTCGCCTGACCAGTCGTTGTCGATGACGACCCGGCACCGCTCGGCCACGTGCAGCGACGACTTCTGTGGCATTCGGTGGTTCCTCTCCCCCGCTGTACTTCCCGCGCCGTCCCGGCGCGGGTTGGTTGCTCCCGTGTGGCCTAGGCGGCCACGGCAGCGCGCTGGGCGGCGACGATCCCGGCGTAGACGCCGGCGCTCGGCTTGGCCGTGCGCTCGAAGGTGGTGCGGTCCACGGAGTGCAGGCCGAGCTGGTGGCCGTAGCCGAAGACCCACTCGAAGTTGTCCATCAGGGTCCAGTGGCAGTAGCCGAGCACGGGCACGCCGTCGGAGATGGCCTCCAGGAGCCCCGCAAGCGAGGGTTCGATGAAGGCAGCGCGCACTGCATCGTCGGGGGTGCTCGCACCATGCTCGGTGACGAGGACCGGCACGCCGCTCACCGCGTGGGCGTAGCGAGCGGCGCCGCCGAGGGAGGCCGCATCCACGGCGGATCCCATCTCGTTGATGATGGAGCCCGCGGCAGGGGGCAGCTGGCCGTCGGGCCCGAACCAGAGACGCTCGTAGTTCTGCACGCCGATGAAGTCGTCCGTGCGGGCCAGGCGCAGCCAGTGGTCGTAGACGTCCGCGCGCTTGGCGTCGCGGGTGGACTCCCCGCCCTCCGCCGCACAATCGTCGGAGATCGCGATCGAGAGGCCCACCGGCAGCTCGGGGCGGCGCTGCTTGATCGCGGCCTTGGCCGCCAGGTGGGCGTTCGTCATCCCGATCTGCATGGCGTCGAAGTCCTCCGCGACCATGACGTTGCCCGAGCGGTACTTCTCGACACCGGCGGCGGCGGATGCCGCGTCCAGCGTGGCCCTGGTGAGGTCGGCGACGAAGGCGGGCAGACCAGCCCAGGCAAGCATCTGCGGCAGGTTTGGCTCGTTGAAGGTCACGGCCGCCGCGATCCGGTCGCCGAAACGGTCCATCACCACGCCGCAGAACCGCGCGAACAACGCCGGCGCCTCGGCGTCGAGCCAGGCGCCGCGCTTCGCGAACCAGTGCGGCTGGGTGAAGTGGCTGAAGGTGACGAGCGGGGCGAGCCCGCGCTCGATGCACCCGTTGACAACGGCCTCGTAGTGGGCCAGCGCCTCCTCGTTGAACTCGCCATTGGCGGGCTCGATCCTGGCCCACTCCACCGAGAAGCGGTAGGCGTTCAGCCCCATCCCGGCGACGAGGTCGAGATCCTCGCTCCAGCGCTCGTAGCCCATGCAGGCCGGGCCGGAGGGCTCGGCGAAGACTGTGGGTGTGACGTTCTCCAGGAACCAGGTGTCGCTGTCGCGGTTGTCTCCCTCGCTCTGGTGGCCTGCCGTTGCCACGCCCCAGAAGAATGGTGCGGGATAGATGCCGAGAACCATGGGATACCACTTCCTAGTCTGAGAAAGGCAGCGCGTGCCGATGACGCGGCCTGTCGGCCGCTGGCTGCGCGAGCGGTTCGACGTACTCAGGTTCGCGGAGCTGAGTACCCAATGCACTCGGGATTCCGTTGATTGGGAGAACCGGGACGTGCACCACCGGGCCGGGCACCACGCCGGCCCGCACCCGGCGGGCCCGACCCCGCTGCGTCTCCTCCGCTGCGCCTGCCAGCAGCCCCTACTCCGCGGGCACCGACCGGGCCTGTGCCCGATTCCCCGGCCGGCGCGCGCCGCGAGCCCAGGGGAGCGCCAGCAGGAGCCCGAGCAGGATCAACACACCGCCGGCCGCGGCCGCGTACCACGGCGTCGCCAGGGGGATCTCGAGGTAGACCGTCAGGCCGAGGATGCGCGAGAGCCCCCACGGCAGCAGAGACATCTCGTCGTTCCAAGCGGTGAGCGCCTGCTCCAGCCCGATCGCGCCGAGGAAGCCGCCCAGGGCTGCGAGCACGAAGCCGGAGGCGGCGAGAACCGTCCCCGTTGCCCGACGTGCGCCGATCTGGCCGCCGAGCGCCCACGCGGCGGCGACGATCACCCAGAGGAACAGGGCGAAACCGAGCGTGATGTAGGCCGTCCGTGCGAGTGGGTCGGTCCAGAAGCCGAACCAGTAGTAGCCGGGCCCGCGCACGGCGAGCACCGCCAGCAGCAGCAGCGTGCGCAGCAGGACGGCCCCACCCGCCGCCGCGATGATCGGCCAGGCCGAGCGCCGACGGAGTGCGAGCGCGATGACCGCGGCGAACAGCAGCCAGGCCGCCGTGGTGAACAACACGTGTGACGGCGCCAGGAACCAGGTGTAGATGCCGCGGCTGAGCAGCAGCAGGGTCGCCGGCACGGCGACGAGCAGCACCCGTGAGCCGGTGGAGAGGCCGGCGACGGCATCCGCCGCGCGCCACGGGCACGTGCCGGCGAGCCACAGCGCCCGCGCCGCCGCGGCGCCCGGCCAGGACGCGAAGCGCGGCCAGCGGGCCAGCATGCCGAGCGCGAGCCAGAGCACCAGCAGCGCGCCGGCCACCCGGGCCAGCCACGCCATCGGCAGGTCGAGGGACGCCCGCGTCTCGCCGATTCGAGCCGCCGTCAGGTTGAAGGCGGGCAGCTCGATCGAGGTGCCGTAGCGGGCCTCATGCTCGGCCGCGAAGCCGTCGAACGCCGTGCGGGCGGCCGCCCACTGCTCCCGCGCCTCGGCGGAGCCGGTGTCGAGCCACTGGCTGTGCCGCAACACCATGGTGCGGTAGGAGCCGAGCGTCTCGAACAGGTTCACCTGGTAGTCGAGGGTGTCCACGAACTGCGCGTGCAGCGCTGGGTCCTTCCACGTCGACGGGTCGGATGCCGCCACGGCGTCGCGCATCGAGACGGCGGTGCGCACGGCGTCGGCGCCGCCGGCGATGGCGGCCTCGAGCTCTGCGCGGCTCACCTCGTAGATCACCGAGAGCACGGCGCTGTCGCCGGTGAGGATGTCCCACTCGAAGATCCACATCATGGGCGGCGGCTCGAGACCGAGCGCCTCGACCCGTTGCTCGGCGAACGGCCCGATGTAGAGGCCGGCGGTCACGGCATCCCGGGACTGGGACATCGCCGTCGCCAGGGTCTGCGCGGTGGCCGGGTCATCGGAGAACCACTCGTGGATCCAATCGGCCGTGATCCGCGCCGGATCCTGCTCCGGGTCACGGGCCAGCCGCACCGCGAGCTCGGTGTTCAGCTCGTAGAGCTGCCAGAAGCCGGCCTTCAGTTCGAGCGTCAGGGGGCCGGCACGCCACGGCCCACCGTCCTGGGTCCAGGTCCAGATCCCCTCGACCTGCGGGTTGGCGGCGATGAAGTGGGTGAGCGCGCTCTGGTAGAGCGAGCCGAGGTCGTTCGGCAGTGCGCCGAAGGCCTCGAACTCGCGCCGGCTCTGAAACTCGACGATGCGCCGCTGGCTGCCGGACTCCAGCGTGGTGTTCAACGGCAGGTAGCTGTAGAAGTCGCCGAGCGTGTACTTCGTCGAGACGACGAGCGCCGGCGAGTCGATGCCGTCGAGCACCTGGGCGTAGGAGTCGGGATTCGTGTGCATGTCGCCGACCGCGCCGACACCGACACTCCAGGAGCGGAAGATCACCTCGCGCCCGGCCGACTCGGCCTGCGCGCTGAACGTGGTGAGCATGGCGCGCACCGCGTCGACCGAGGTCACGGCCAGGTCAGAGTAGTAGTCCCACCCCGGCAGGTCGTAGACCCGGCCGGCCTCGCCGATGCGCACGACAACGCCGTCGACGGCGGGCAGGGCGGTGTACAGCTCGTCGAGCCCGGCCCGGTAGACGTCCCAGAACGCCGAGTCGTCAGTCGCGAGGCCGCCAAAGCTCCGCTCGAAGTACTGGGCGAGCGGATCGCTCAGCGCGAGCATGTCGGTGCGCATGTACACCTTCATGCCCAGCTCCTGTGCGTCGTCGAAGAGCGGGCCGAAGGCCCGCTGCATCGCGAGTGCGCGCTCGCGGTGTGGGTCTCCGGCCGGGTACACGGCCGCGCCGTCCTCGACACCGTCGAAGGTGACGTACTCAATGAAGCCGGGCACGGCAATCGCGTTGTAACCGAGGGCGAGGGAGTGGCGAACGAAGGCGTGGAACTCGCTCGTCGCCTGCGCCATCTCCTCGGCATCGATGTAGGGCGCCTCGGCGAGCATCACGTCTTTGAACGCGTTGGAGTTGTGGGAGTAGTCGGTGCCCGTCGCGTAGGCCGCGGCATCCGCCTTCACACCGACTGCGCCGAGGTCGACCATGCGAAACGGCAGGGCGGAGTCGATGGTGCGGCCGAGGTTCTCGGTGATGGGGCGGCCGGCCCGCACCGCGGCGGCCAGGTCATAGACGCCGAGCACGGCGCCGGCGCGGCTGGGCGCGGTGATGGTGATCGCCTGCTCCGTGCCCGAGAGCGTATAGCCCTGC carries:
- a CDS encoding glycoside hydrolase family 43 protein, whose product is MSRPILPGFHPDPTICRVGDDFYLATSSFEYFPGVPLFHSTDLLTWTQLGNVLDRPSQLPLTAQSGGIFAPTLRHHDGRFWMVTTQIDRIADGHLIVTATDPAGPWSEPVFTTGTLGIDPDLAWDDDGVCHLSWTRFSPTGSEIVQARLDPESGALLSEPKPLWNGTGLAHAEGPHLHRRGDWWYLLIAEGGTERGHAVSIARSRAIDGPFESNPANPILSHRSTDHPVQNTGHADLVELPNGEWAMVYLGVRPRGMTPGFHVNGRETFLAGIDWVDDWPVVDESRHVAPPAQTDFVDRFEADELDPRWISSGGPAGAWLPRGVAGAVTVPPLREAPDAFLGVRTRDERWQAELTVAAGDAALVLRLDAAHLVRVETDAGCIRAIARIGGIDIPLGEETRTAECVVLAIRADDAPTGIGVRSGPDILRLGVVLAGVFAELASLDGRYVSTEVAGGFTGRVIGFSPAARGGTISTFATHRIEEDDA
- a CDS encoding alpha/beta hydrolase gives rise to the protein MSIITIPETGYVFPQFRPPVSAGRSPVPAGTTAHLGLSYALLEGYRELGLDLYVPTDRPGPVPCVIWIHGGAWLSGDRRYFPDIWPEGIVFDGLIARGYAVATIDYRHAREASFPAQLHDAKAAVRYLRHFAAELGIDPTRFAVWGESAGGHLAALVGLVSGRPELEGSIGVAEGDSSVSAVVDWYGVSDVATMPAFADAALPDADPHAEAEGAWRGEEPIDVVLAGVADREAAERDFSPVSHVSASAPPFLLVHGDSDGLVPIGQSVLLHERLRAAGAPVHFHPVPGADHVWIGVDMQPLVTEALDFLEGVLGG
- a CDS encoding nucleoside hydrolase; its protein translation is MPQKSSLHVAERCRVVIDNDWSGDPDGLVALAHHLLSPANRVVAVTSSHISPMFQAPTSAADGARLAEELIALMSLPLPPRVWAGSESSYDADRGVEVPSAAAEAIVVEARRADALPLFLVCGGPLTNVAQALRHAPDIAATLTLVWIGGTVDPAAPEYNRDTDPDAAEFVLGHAELSVLQFPAETYRRCTYSVAELEHDLGGSGPLGAWLWERFVALPIPDFIELADNWPLGDSPSVLITALSDLSSAYDEAPAVPGRAERRVYRDIDFRLIVGDMLAKLRLHERRGPGARRLV
- a CDS encoding glycoside hydrolase family 1 protein, with protein sequence MVLGIYPAPFFWGVATAGHQSEGDNRDSDTWFLENVTPTVFAEPSGPACMGYERWSEDLDLVAGMGLNAYRFSVEWARIEPANGEFNEEALAHYEAVVNGCIERGLAPLVTFSHFTQPHWFAKRGAWLDAEAPALFARFCGVVMDRFGDRIAAAVTFNEPNLPQMLAWAGLPAFVADLTRATLDAASAAAGVEKYRSGNVMVAEDFDAMQIGMTNAHLAAKAAIKQRRPELPVGLSIAISDDCAAEGGESTRDAKRADVYDHWLRLARTDDFIGVQNYERLWFGPDGQLPPAAGSIINEMGSAVDAASLGGAARYAHAVSGVPVLVTEHGASTPDDAVRAAFIEPSLAGLLEAISDGVPVLGYCHWTLMDNFEWVFGYGHQLGLHSVDRTTFERTAKPSAGVYAGIVAAQRAAVAA